A single Henriciella sp. AS95 DNA region contains:
- a CDS encoding homoserine O-acetyltransferase yields MSDRSNLAISEVNHLTLPDPLPLDCGERLQNVRIAYETWGELNADKSNAILICHALTGDQFAASPNPITERPAWWTRMIGPGLPIDTNRFHVIATNVLGGCMGTTGPASDAPDGKPWGTRFPVITISDMVRAQIAFIDALGIDTLFSVIGGSMGGMQVLDWAEKAPDRVFTAIPIATAARHSAQNIAFYEVGRQSIMADPDWCGGQYLAQNKRPSRGLAIARMAAHITYVSEEALKRKFDRGLQDRDKTSFSFDADFQVESYLRHQGHSFVDRFDANSYLYVTRAMDYYDLAARHDGRLADAFVDTPVRFCLFSFSSDWHYPPSTTREITRALAAAGAEVSYLEIETDNGHDAFFLEEPLFEDALAGFLSANAVKRGIQ; encoded by the coding sequence ATGTCCGACCGGTCAAACCTTGCCATCAGCGAAGTGAACCATCTGACGCTGCCCGATCCGCTCCCGCTCGATTGTGGAGAGCGATTGCAAAACGTGCGCATTGCCTACGAGACCTGGGGCGAGTTGAACGCCGACAAGTCGAACGCCATCCTGATATGTCACGCGCTGACCGGCGACCAGTTTGCAGCCTCCCCGAACCCGATTACCGAGCGACCCGCCTGGTGGACGCGCATGATCGGCCCCGGCCTGCCAATCGACACAAATCGCTTCCATGTCATCGCGACCAATGTCCTCGGTGGCTGCATGGGCACGACCGGACCTGCATCGGACGCCCCCGACGGCAAGCCCTGGGGCACACGGTTTCCTGTGATCACGATCAGCGACATGGTACGGGCCCAGATCGCCTTCATCGATGCGCTCGGCATCGACACGCTGTTCTCTGTGATTGGCGGCTCAATGGGCGGCATGCAGGTGCTGGACTGGGCTGAGAAGGCGCCGGACCGTGTCTTCACGGCCATTCCAATTGCAACCGCCGCCCGCCATTCGGCGCAGAACATTGCCTTCTATGAGGTCGGACGCCAGTCGATCATGGCGGACCCTGACTGGTGCGGCGGCCAATACCTCGCGCAGAACAAGCGGCCGTCACGCGGTCTCGCCATTGCGCGTATGGCCGCACACATCACCTATGTCTCCGAAGAGGCGCTGAAGCGGAAATTCGATCGCGGCCTCCAGGACCGCGACAAGACGAGCTTCAGCTTTGACGCAGACTTCCAGGTCGAATCCTATCTGCGTCACCAGGGCCACTCATTCGTCGACCGGTTTGACGCCAACTCCTATCTCTATGTGACGCGGGCCATGGACTATTATGACCTTGCCGCCCGCCATGATGGCCGCCTGGCAGACGCTTTCGTCGACACTCCCGTCCGCTTTTGCCTGTTCTCCTTCTCATCGGACTGGCACTACCCACCCTCGACGACGCGGGAAATCACCCGCGCCCTCGCGGCGGCTGGGGCCGAAGTCAGCTATCTCGAAATCGAGACCGATAACGGGCATGATGCGTTCTTCCTTGAAGAGCCACTTTTTGAAGATGCGCTCGCGGGCTTCCTGTCCGCCAATGCCGTCAAACGAGGCATTCAATGA